TTAAGAAACGAGGAGGCGCGGATCCCTTGCCCAGCGCCAGATACAAACGAACCGGGGGTCCGGCTCTTGACTGTCCATGGGGCAAAGGGTCTCGAGTTTCCGGTGGTTGTCCTGTGTGATCTCGCCGGACGTCCCTCGACCGCTCGTCCCCCTTATCTCGAACATCCCGAGCTGGGAATTATTTTTAAGGAGAAAGAAACGGAGGCGGCAGGACTCAAAAATAAACTTAAAAAAACAGAACTTTTTGAGGAGCTTGAGGAAAAAGAACGCCGCGCGGAGGAAGAGGAATCAAAAAGGCTTCTTTATGTCGCTATGACACGGGCAAAAGATAAGTTGATTCTTCCACTTGTTGATTCAAATAAAACTAAAGGGAACTTAAAGACTTGGAGTGGCCTATTAAAATCGTTAGGTTAAAAAGGAACTACTCAGCCATCGTTCGCTCAAAGCGCTCCTCTTCTTCTTTGCACCGAATACAAAGATCTGTGACTGGACGTGCTTCAAGTCGGCGAAGATCGATATCCTCTCCACACCGCTCACAAACCCCGTACTCCCCCGCCTCAATCTTCTGAAGCGCTTTTTCGATTTTTTGGTAAAGAACGCGCTCACGATCCCGAAGTCTCAAATTCATCGACTGATCCGATTCGGAGCTTGCCAGATCGACCTCATCAGGGAGATCATCCGTGGAGAAACCGATCCCTTTTTCTTTCGTCGCTTCGGCCGCCTGCAAAATCTCCTTTTGACGTCCTAACAGAATTTCCTTAAAACGCTTGAGTTCTTTTTTGTTCATAAGTGGGGCATATTGAATTCTTCATGGTTTTTTGTCAATGCGAAAAAAGAGTAATAAA
The window above is part of the Deltaproteobacteria bacterium genome. Proteins encoded here:
- the dksA gene encoding RNA polymerase-binding protein DksA, which encodes MNKKELKRFKEILLGRQKEILQAAEATKEKGIGFSTDDLPDEVDLASSESDQSMNLRLRDRERVLYQKIEKALQKIEAGEYGVCERCGEDIDLRRLEARPVTDLCIRCKEEEERFERTMAE